A single Macrobrachium nipponense isolate FS-2020 chromosome 5, ASM1510439v2, whole genome shotgun sequence DNA region contains:
- the LOC135215768 gene encoding uncharacterized protein LOC135215768 gives METRDALKDPYYGIPAKLIRAIYNTYQNIRSRVKTNQENEDWFDIKSGIRQGSALSPLVSILFLDKCMSERGEDEAEDMSINLIYTDDHAMIAPSAESLQENVNN, from the coding sequence atggaAACACGGGATGCCCTAAAAGATCCTTACTATGGTATCCCTgcgaaacttataagagcaatttataacacctatcaaaacatcagatccagagtaaaaacaaatcaagagaatgaagactggtttgataTTAAATCAGGAATAAGACAGGGCAGCGCCCTTTCACCACTTGTTtctatattgttcttagataaatgcaTGAGTGAACGAGGAGAGGACGAAGCTGAAGATATGAGCATCAACCTTATCTAtacagatgaccatgcaatgatagcccccagcgcagaatctctccaagaaaacgtcaacaactga